The following coding sequences lie in one Arabidopsis thaliana chromosome 3, partial sequence genomic window:
- the PLL3 gene encoding pol-like 3 (pol-like 3 (PLL3); FUNCTIONS IN: protein serine/threonine phosphatase activity, catalytic activity; CONTAINS InterPro DOMAIN/s: Protein phosphatase 2C-related (InterPro:IPR001932), Protein phosphatase 2C, N-terminal (InterPro:IPR014045), Protein phosphatase 2C (InterPro:IPR015655); BEST Arabidopsis thaliana protein match is: pol-like 2 (TAIR:AT5G02400.1).), with product MGNGVASFSGCCAGTTAGEISGRYVTGVGLVQENLGHSFCYVRPVLTGSKSSFPPEPPLRPDPIPGTTTTFRSISGASVSANTSTALSTSLSTDTSGIASAFESSNRFASLPLQPVPRSPIKKSDHGSGLFERRFLSGPIESGLVSGKKTKEKAKLKKSGSKSFTKPKLKKSESKIFTFKNVFTNLSCSKKSVIKPINGFDSFDGSSDTDRYIPEINSLSTIVSSHEKPRIKEEEDKTESALEEPKIQWAQGKAGEDRVHVILSEENGWLFVGIYDGFSGPDPPDYLIKNLYTAVLRELKGLLWIDKGESYNRNGESNIEKQSTVEHASDSDQENCPVMNGNDVACGSRNITSDVKKLQWRCEWEHNSSNKSNNINHKDVLRALQQALEKTEESFDLMVNENPELALMGSCVLVTLMKGEDVYVMSVGDSRAVLARRPNVEKMKMQKELERVKEESPLETLFITERGLSLLVPVQLNKEHSTSVEEEVRRIKKEHPDDILAIENNRVKGYLKVTRAFGAGFLKQPKWNEALLEMFRIDYVGTSPYITCSPSLHHHRLSSRDKFLILSSDGLYEYFSNEEAIFEVDSFISAFPEGDPAQHLIQEVLLRAAKKYGNTKNKTQTHLRFETQSLIKLTCIFFFF from the exons ATGGGAAATGGAGTCGCGAGTTTTAGTGGCTGTTGCGCCGGAACCACCGCCGGAGAAATTTCCGGTCGATACGTAACCGGAGTAGGACTGGTTCAAGAAAACCTCGGCCACTCTTTCTGCTACGTTCGTCCAGTTCTCACCGGATCAAAATCTTCTTTCCCGCCGGAACCGCCCCTCCGACCCGACCCGATACCCGGAACCACCACCACTTTCCGATCAATCTCCGGCGCCTCTGTTAGCGCCAATACTTCAACCGCGCTCTCAACTTCTCTGTCAACAGATACGTCTGGAATAGCCTCCGCGTTCGAGAGTTCCAATAGATTCGCTTCCTTGCCTCTCCAGCCTGTACCACGTAGTCCTATTAAGAAATCGGATCACGGGTCGGGTCTATTCGAACGCCGGTTCTTATCCGGTCCGATTGAAAGCGGTTTGGTTTCAGGGAAGAAGACCAAGGAGAAAGCAAAACTGAAGAAAAGTGGAAGCAAATCCTTTACGAAACCAAAACTGAAGAAAAGTGAAAGCAAAATCTTTACATTCAAAAACGTTTTCACCAACTTATCTTGTTCGAAGAAGAGTGTGATTAAGCCAATCAACGGTTTCGATTCATTCGATGGATCATCAGATACTGATCGTTACATACCTGAGATCAACTCCTTAAGCACGATTGTGAGCAGCCATGAGAAACCtagaatcaaagaagaagaagataagactGAGTCTGCTTTAGAGGAGCCAAAGATACAATGGGCACAGGGGAAAGCAGGTGAAGATCGAGTACACGTCATCCTCTCCGAGGAAAACGGTTGGCTTTTCGTCGGAATTTACGACGGATTCAGCGGTCCAGATCCACCGGATTATCTTATCAAAAATCTCTACACTGCCGTGCTCAGAGAGCTCAAAGGGTTACTATGGATCGACAAAGGTGAATCATATAATAGAAACGGCGAGTCCAACATCGAGAAACAGAGTACAGTCGAGCATGCATCCGATTCGGATCAAGAAAACTGCCCTGTGATGAATGGAAACGATGTTGCTTGTGGATCAAGAAACATTACGAGTGACGTGAAGAAGTTGCAATGGAGGTGCGAGTGGGAGCATAACTCAAGCAACAAGTCTAATAATATTAACCACAAAGACGTTCTTAGAGCTCTTCAACAAGCGTtggagaaaacagaagaatcGTTTGATCTGATGGTTAATGAGAATCCAGAATTAGCCTTGATGGGATCCTGCGTTCTTGTGACATTGATGAAAGGAGAAGATGTTTACGTGATGAGCGTTGGAGATAGCCGAGCGGTTCTTGCTCGAAGACCTAATGTCGAGAAAATGAAGATGCAAAAGGAGCTTGAGAGAGTCAAAGAAGAAAGTCCATTAGAGACCTTGTTCATCACCGAAAGAGGACTGAGTCTTCTGGTCCCTGTTCAGCTCAATAAGGAACATAGCACAAGTGTTGAAGAG GAAGtgagaagaatcaagaaggaACATCCTGATGATATATTAGCGATAGAGAATAATAGAGTGAAAGGTTATCTCAAAGTCACTCGTGCATTTGGCGCTGGATTTCTTAAacag CCAAAATGGAACGAGGCGCTTCTAGAGATGTTCAGAATAGACTACGTCGGAACATCGCCGTACATCACGTGCTCTCCGTCGCTACACCACCATAGACTCTCATCACGTGACAAATTCCTAATCCTCTCATCCGATGGACTATACGAATACTTCTCGAACGAGGAAGCCATCTTCGAGGTTGACTCATTCATCTCAGCCTTCCCTGAAGGCGATCCTGCTCAACATCTCATTCAAGAAGTCCTCCTTAGAGCTGCCAAGAAATATGGTAATACTAAGAACAAAACGCAAACGCACTTAAGATTCGAAACGCAATCTTTGATTAAACTCAcgtgcatttttttttttttttag
- the PLL3 gene encoding pol-like 3 (pol-like 3 (PLL3); FUNCTIONS IN: protein serine/threonine phosphatase activity, catalytic activity; INVOLVED IN: N-terminal protein myristoylation; CONTAINS InterPro DOMAIN/s: Protein phosphatase 2C-related (InterPro:IPR001932), Protein phosphatase 2C (InterPro:IPR015655), Protein phosphatase 2C, N-terminal (InterPro:IPR014045); BEST Arabidopsis thaliana protein match is: pol-like 2 (TAIR:AT5G02400.1); Has 2905 Blast hits to 2870 proteins in 250 species: Archae - 0; Bacteria - 33; Metazoa - 485; Fungi - 250; Plants - 1737; Viruses - 3; Other Eukaryotes - 397 (source: NCBI BLink).), whose amino-acid sequence MGNGVASFSGCCAGTTAGEISGRYVTGVGLVQENLGHSFCYVRPVLTGSKSSFPPEPPLRPDPIPGTTTTFRSISGASVSANTSTALSTSLSTDTSGIASAFESSNRFASLPLQPVPRSPIKKSDHGSGLFERRFLSGPIESGLVSGKKTKEKAKLKKSGSKSFTKPKLKKSESKIFTFKNVFTNLSCSKKSVIKPINGFDSFDGSSDTDRYIPEINSLSTIVSSHEKPRIKEEEDKTESALEEPKIQWAQGKAGEDRVHVILSEENGWLFVGIYDGFSGPDPPDYLIKNLYTAVLRELKGLLWIDKGESYNRNGESNIEKQSTVEHASDSDQENCPVMNGNDVACGSRNITSDVKKLQWRCEWEHNSSNKSNNINHKDVLRALQQALEKTEESFDLMVNENPELALMGSCVLVTLMKGEDVYVMSVGDSRAVLARRPNVEKMKMQKELERVKEESPLETLFITERGLSLLVPVQLNKEHSTSVEEEVRRIKKEHPDDILAIENNRVKGYLKVTRAFGAGFLKQPKWNEALLEMFRIDYVGTSPYITCSPSLHHHRLSSRDKFLILSSDGLYEYFSNEEAIFEVDSFISAFPEGDPAQHLIQEVLLRAAKKYGMDFHELLEIPQGDRRRYHDDVSVIVISLEGRIWRSSM is encoded by the exons ATGGGAAATGGAGTCGCGAGTTTTAGTGGCTGTTGCGCCGGAACCACCGCCGGAGAAATTTCCGGTCGATACGTAACCGGAGTAGGACTGGTTCAAGAAAACCTCGGCCACTCTTTCTGCTACGTTCGTCCAGTTCTCACCGGATCAAAATCTTCTTTCCCGCCGGAACCGCCCCTCCGACCCGACCCGATACCCGGAACCACCACCACTTTCCGATCAATCTCCGGCGCCTCTGTTAGCGCCAATACTTCAACCGCGCTCTCAACTTCTCTGTCAACAGATACGTCTGGAATAGCCTCCGCGTTCGAGAGTTCCAATAGATTCGCTTCCTTGCCTCTCCAGCCTGTACCACGTAGTCCTATTAAGAAATCGGATCACGGGTCGGGTCTATTCGAACGCCGGTTCTTATCCGGTCCGATTGAAAGCGGTTTGGTTTCAGGGAAGAAGACCAAGGAGAAAGCAAAACTGAAGAAAAGTGGAAGCAAATCCTTTACGAAACCAAAACTGAAGAAAAGTGAAAGCAAAATCTTTACATTCAAAAACGTTTTCACCAACTTATCTTGTTCGAAGAAGAGTGTGATTAAGCCAATCAACGGTTTCGATTCATTCGATGGATCATCAGATACTGATCGTTACATACCTGAGATCAACTCCTTAAGCACGATTGTGAGCAGCCATGAGAAACCtagaatcaaagaagaagaagataagactGAGTCTGCTTTAGAGGAGCCAAAGATACAATGGGCACAGGGGAAAGCAGGTGAAGATCGAGTACACGTCATCCTCTCCGAGGAAAACGGTTGGCTTTTCGTCGGAATTTACGACGGATTCAGCGGTCCAGATCCACCGGATTATCTTATCAAAAATCTCTACACTGCCGTGCTCAGAGAGCTCAAAGGGTTACTATGGATCGACAAAGGTGAATCATATAATAGAAACGGCGAGTCCAACATCGAGAAACAGAGTACAGTCGAGCATGCATCCGATTCGGATCAAGAAAACTGCCCTGTGATGAATGGAAACGATGTTGCTTGTGGATCAAGAAACATTACGAGTGACGTGAAGAAGTTGCAATGGAGGTGCGAGTGGGAGCATAACTCAAGCAACAAGTCTAATAATATTAACCACAAAGACGTTCTTAGAGCTCTTCAACAAGCGTtggagaaaacagaagaatcGTTTGATCTGATGGTTAATGAGAATCCAGAATTAGCCTTGATGGGATCCTGCGTTCTTGTGACATTGATGAAAGGAGAAGATGTTTACGTGATGAGCGTTGGAGATAGCCGAGCGGTTCTTGCTCGAAGACCTAATGTCGAGAAAATGAAGATGCAAAAGGAGCTTGAGAGAGTCAAAGAAGAAAGTCCATTAGAGACCTTGTTCATCACCGAAAGAGGACTGAGTCTTCTGGTCCCTGTTCAGCTCAATAAGGAACATAGCACAAGTGTTGAAGAG GAAGtgagaagaatcaagaaggaACATCCTGATGATATATTAGCGATAGAGAATAATAGAGTGAAAGGTTATCTCAAAGTCACTCGTGCATTTGGCGCTGGATTTCTTAAacag CCAAAATGGAACGAGGCGCTTCTAGAGATGTTCAGAATAGACTACGTCGGAACATCGCCGTACATCACGTGCTCTCCGTCGCTACACCACCATAGACTCTCATCACGTGACAAATTCCTAATCCTCTCATCCGATGGACTATACGAATACTTCTCGAACGAGGAAGCCATCTTCGAGGTTGACTCATTCATCTCAGCCTTCCCTGAAGGCGATCCTGCTCAACATCTCATTCAAGAAGTCCTCCTTAGAGCTGCCAAGAAATATG gtatGGACTTTCATGAATTGCTAGAGATACCACAAGGAGATCGTCGGAGGTATCATGACGATGTTTCTGTGATTGTGATTTCACTTGAAGGAAGAATTTGGAGATCTTCCATGTGA